In Mastigocladopsis repens PCC 10914, a single window of DNA contains:
- the sds gene encoding solanesyl diphosphate synthase: MTPATSLFSPVEADLQTLADNLKQLVGKGHPILCAAAEHLFGAGGKRIRPAIVLLISRATMLEQDITPRHRRLAEITEMIHTASLVHDDVVDESQMRRGVPTVHSLFGNRIAILAGDFLFAQSSWYLANLDNLEVVKLLSEVIMDLASGEIQQGLSRFDSSISIETYLKKSYYKTASLIANSSKAAGLLSEVSQETAEHLYSYGRHLGLAFQIVDDILDFTSSIDTLGKPAGSDLKSGNLTAPVLFALEEKPYLEVLIEREFAQEGDLEQALCLIDDSQGIQRAKELAEDHAKQAVDHLSVLPPSESRQALIKIADYVLSRPF; this comes from the coding sequence ATGACCCCAGCCACCTCCCTTTTTTCCCCAGTGGAAGCCGACCTGCAAACACTAGCTGACAACTTGAAACAGCTAGTGGGAAAAGGTCATCCAATCCTTTGTGCAGCAGCCGAACACCTATTTGGAGCTGGGGGAAAGCGCATAAGACCGGCAATTGTCCTCCTCATCTCGCGGGCGACAATGCTCGAACAAGACATTACACCCCGTCACCGACGCTTAGCTGAGATTACGGAAATGATTCACACAGCAAGCTTGGTGCATGACGATGTGGTGGACGAATCTCAGATGCGGCGCGGCGTTCCCACAGTTCACAGTTTGTTTGGCAACAGAATAGCGATATTAGCAGGAGATTTTCTGTTTGCTCAATCATCGTGGTATTTAGCAAACTTAGACAATTTGGAGGTGGTGAAACTGCTGTCGGAGGTGATTATGGATCTGGCGTCGGGCGAGATTCAGCAGGGATTAAGCCGCTTTGATAGTAGCATCTCGATTGAGACTTACCTTAAGAAAAGCTATTACAAAACAGCGTCGTTAATTGCCAACAGTTCAAAAGCAGCTGGTTTACTCAGTGAAGTTTCCCAAGAAACAGCCGAACATCTGTATAGCTATGGGCGTCATCTTGGTTTAGCATTCCAGATTGTAGACGATATTTTAGATTTCACAAGTTCGATAGATACCTTAGGTAAGCCAGCGGGATCGGATTTAAAAAGCGGTAATCTGACTGCGCCAGTTTTATTTGCATTAGAAGAGAAACCTTACTTGGAAGTTCTGATAGAAAGAGAGTTTGCCCAGGAAGGAGACTTAGAGCAAGCTCTATGCTTGATAGATGATAGTCAAGGTATTCAGCGGGCAAAAGAGTTAGCCGAAGATCATGCCAAACAAGCCGTTGACCATCTTTCGGTTCTCCCTCCGTCTGAATCTCGCCAAGCCTTGATTAAGATTGCTGATTACGTCCTAAGTAGACCTTTTTAG